In the genome of Streptomyces sp. 846.5, the window GAGGAGTGGGTCATCGCGGCCTCACAGCTCCAGCGCGGGGACGTCGAGGCGGCGGCCCTCGCGGGCGGAGCGCAGGCCCAGCTCGGCGAGCTGGACGCCCTTGGCGCCCTCCAGCAGGTCCCAGCGGTAGTCCGAGCCGGTGACGACATGGCGCAGGAACAGCTCCCACTGCACCTTGAAGCCGTTGTCGAACACCTCGTTGTCCGGCACCTGGTGCCACTGCGAGCGGAAGTCCTCGGTGGCCGGCAGGTCGGGGTTCCACACCGGCTTGGGGGTGCCGACCCGGTGCTGGTAGCGGCAGTTGCGCAGCCCGGCGACGGCGCTGCCCTCGGTCCCGTCCACCTGGAACTCGACCAGCTCGTCGCGGTCCACCCGGACCGCCCACGAGGAGTTGATCTGGGCGACGATCCCGCCCTCCAGCTCGAAGATCCCGTAGGCGGCGTCGTCCGCGGTGGCCCGGTAGGCGGCGCCCTGCTCGTCATGGCGCTCCGGGATGTGGGTGCTGCTGTGCGCGTACACCGAGCGGACCGGGGCGACGATCTCGTCCAGCACATAGCGCCAGTGCGGGAACATGTCGAGGATCATGCCGCCGCCGTCCTCGGCGCGGTAGTTCCAGGACGGGCGCTGGGCCGACTGCCAGTCGCCCTCGAACACCCAGTAGCCGAACTCGCCCCGGACCGAGAGGATCCGGCCGAAGAAGCCGCTGTCGACCAGGCGCTTGAGCTTCAGCAGGCCCGGCAGGAAGAGCTTGTCCTGCACCACGCCGTTGCGGACCCCGGCCTCGCGGGCCAGCCGGGCCAGGTCGAGCGCGCCCTCCAGGGACTCGGCGGTGGGCTTCTCGGTGTAGATGTGCTTTCCGGCGGCGATGGCGGTGCGCAGCGCCTTCTCCCTGGCCGGGGTGACCTGCGCGTCGAAGTAGACCTCGGTGCTCGGGTCGGCGAGGGCCTCGTCCAGCGAGGTGGTCCAGCGTTCCAGACCGTGGCGCTCGGCGAGGGCCCGCAGCCGGGCCTCGCTGCGACCGACCAGCACCGGCTCGGGCCACAGCAGGGTGCCGTCGTCGAGCGGCAGGCCGCCCTGCTCCCGGATGGCCAGGATCGAGCGCAACAGGTGCTGCCGGTAGCCCATCCTCCCGGTCACGCCGTTCATCACGATGCCGATCGTCCTACGGGTCATCTCTGTCCTTCCGCATGTCCGGATGCTGGAAAGCGCTCCACCAAGCGCTCTTCCGAGCACCGTGCCGAGCATCTGGAAAGCGCTTTCCACACGTTGAACCTAGAGCGGAGAGCCGTGGAGGTCAAGGGCCCCCGAACCGGTAGCCTTCCCCTCACACAGCGATTCTTCGGATCGGAGAGGTGGACCATGGCGGTGACTCTGGGCCAGGTGGCCCGCCATGCCGGGGTCTCCCTGGCGACGGCCTCCCGCGCCCTGAACGGCTCCGCCCGCACCGTGGGCGACGGGCTCGCCGCCCGGGTCCGGGCCAGCGCCGAGGAGCTCGGCTACCTCCCCAACGCCCCGGCCCAGGCCCTGGCCAGGGCCAGCACCGCGACCATCGGGGTGCTGCTGCACGACATCGCCGACCCCTACTTCGGCGCACTCGCCAAGGGCGCCACGGACACGGCGGCCGACGCCGGGCTGCTCACCATGGTCCTGAACACCGGGGGCGACCCCGAGGTCGAACTGCGCTGCATCCGGATGCTGCACGCCCAGCGGGTGCGGGCGATCGTGCTGGCCGGCTCCGGCTACACCGACCCCGCCGCCACCGCTGCGATCGACGCGGCGCTGTCGCTCTACCGTGCCGAGGGCGGGGCGGTCACCGCCGTGACCGACCACGGCGACGGGTACGACACCGTCCTGCCCGACAACCGCGGCGGCGCGGCGGCGCTCACCCGGGCACTGCTCGGCCAGGGCTACCGCCGACTGGCCGTGATCGCCGGGCCCGCGCGGTTCCGGGTCTCGGCGGAGCGGCTCGCCGGCGTCACCGACGCGCTGGCGGAGTTCGGCATGACCCTTGGTCAGATCCTGCTGGAGCAGGCCGAGTTCAGCCGAGCCGGAGGCCGGGAGGCGGTCGGCCGACTGCTGGCGGCGGCCGGCCCGAACGGGGAGCGGCCGGAAGCGGTGCTGGCCCTGTCGGACGTCTGCGCCGTCGGCGTCCTCGCGGAGCTGCGCGAGCGCGGGATCGACGTCCCGGGCGAGATCGCCGTCGCCGGATTCGACGACATCCCGCTGGCCGCCGACCTCGCCCCGGCGCTGACCACGGTGCGGATGCCGCTGCTGCAGATGGGCGCCGAGGCGGTCGGCCTGGCCCTGAGCCGCCAGGCCGCGGCCCGGTCCGAGCCGGTGCGGATGGTGCGGCTGCCGGTCGAACCGACCCTGCGGGCGAGCACGGGGACGCCTTGACCGCCCGGCGGAGCACTGCTTAGCCTGAGCTTTCGGAAAGCGCTTCCCAGCTGATCCACCCATGCATCTGGAGCCGTCCCCGCCATGTCGCCCCTCCGCCGCGTCCTGCTGTTCACCCGCACCGCCGGCTTCCGCCACGACTCCATCCCGGCCGGGATCGCCGCGCTCGGTGAGCTGGCCGCCGGGCAGGGGCTGGAGCTGACCGCGACGGAGGACCCGGAAGCCTTCACCGAGGCGGAACTGGCCGCTACCGGAGCCGTGGTCTTCCTCTCGACCACCGGCGAGGTGCTCACCGACGCGGGCCGACGGGCCCTGGAGCGGTTCCACGCGGCCGGAGGCGGCTTCCTCGGCATCCACTCCGCCGCCGGCACCGAGTACGACTGGCCCTACTACGGCGAGCTCCTCGGCTCGCGCTTCCACAGCCACCCGGCGCCGCAGCCCGCGATGGTCACCGTCGAGGACCGGGACCACCCGGCCACCGCGCACCTGCCCGAGCAGTGGGCCTGGACCGACGAGTGGTACGACTTCCGCAGCCCGCCCCGGGCCGCCGGGGTGCGGGTGCTGGCGACGGTCGACGAGAGCCGGTACCAGGGCGGGCGGATGGGGGCGGACCACCCACTGGTCTGGTGCCAGGAGCCCGAGGGACGGGGCCGCAGCTTCTACACCGCCCTCGGCCACTTCGACGAGGCCTATGCCGACCCGGCCTTCCGGGCGCATCTGCTGGGGGCGCTGCTCTGGGTCTGCCGGCTCAAGGACTGAGG includes:
- a CDS encoding Gfo/Idh/MocA family oxidoreductase, whose amino-acid sequence is MTRRTIGIVMNGVTGRMGYRQHLLRSILAIREQGGLPLDDGTLLWPEPVLVGRSEARLRALAERHGLERWTTSLDEALADPSTEVYFDAQVTPAREKALRTAIAAGKHIYTEKPTAESLEGALDLARLAREAGVRNGVVQDKLFLPGLLKLKRLVDSGFFGRILSVRGEFGYWVFEGDWQSAQRPSWNYRAEDGGGMILDMFPHWRYVLDEIVAPVRSVYAHSSTHIPERHDEQGAAYRATADDAAYGIFELEGGIVAQINSSWAVRVDRDELVEFQVDGTEGSAVAGLRNCRYQHRVGTPKPVWNPDLPATEDFRSQWHQVPDNEVFDNGFKVQWELFLRHVVTGSDYRWDLLEGAKGVQLAELGLRSAREGRRLDVPALEL
- a CDS encoding ThuA domain-containing protein; this encodes MSPLRRVLLFTRTAGFRHDSIPAGIAALGELAAGQGLELTATEDPEAFTEAELAATGAVVFLSTTGEVLTDAGRRALERFHAAGGGFLGIHSAAGTEYDWPYYGELLGSRFHSHPAPQPAMVTVEDRDHPATAHLPEQWAWTDEWYDFRSPPRAAGVRVLATVDESRYQGGRMGADHPLVWCQEPEGRGRSFYTALGHFDEAYADPAFRAHLLGALLWVCRLKD
- a CDS encoding LacI family DNA-binding transcriptional regulator, coding for MAVTLGQVARHAGVSLATASRALNGSARTVGDGLAARVRASAEELGYLPNAPAQALARASTATIGVLLHDIADPYFGALAKGATDTAADAGLLTMVLNTGGDPEVELRCIRMLHAQRVRAIVLAGSGYTDPAATAAIDAALSLYRAEGGAVTAVTDHGDGYDTVLPDNRGGAAALTRALLGQGYRRLAVIAGPARFRVSAERLAGVTDALAEFGMTLGQILLEQAEFSRAGGREAVGRLLAAAGPNGERPEAVLALSDVCAVGVLAELRERGIDVPGEIAVAGFDDIPLAADLAPALTTVRMPLLQMGAEAVGLALSRQAAARSEPVRMVRLPVEPTLRASTGTP